A DNA window from Camelina sativa cultivar DH55 chromosome 13, Cs, whole genome shotgun sequence contains the following coding sequences:
- the LOC104737106 gene encoding elongation factor Ts, mitochondrial: MAFARAVRRPIGVFYYSATGRFSSSGNEYSTVASKLENLSHNKSSVLLSGYTASPVRGFGNFLRSFSSGAPAVSDQMSLIKQLRERTSAPIKDVKASLVECNWDLEAAQKDLRKRGKVLASKKSSRTAAEGMLAVAQNEGKVAVIELNCETDFVARNEIFQYLALAMAKHALLVETSSQQVSGVFPFGPELFEEFKLNLDHPKVSGETTVSNAVTEVAAIMGENVKFRRGFLLSKSSAGVLSAYLHTSPQPGLGRIAGIVSLEVEGENTQLEAIQRVGSELAMHVVAAKPLFLSKDLVSSEAIANEREILKSQAESTGKSQMAIEKIVEGRLRKYFEEVALMEQKFIVNDAINIKTLVDNLSKEVGSPVKVSNFLRVEVGEGIERLEASDEPLAQTA; the protein is encoded by the exons ATGGCGTTTGCTAGGGCAGTGAGAAGACCAATTGGAGTCTTTTATTATAGTGCTACTGGTAGGTTTAGTAGTTCTGGAAATGAGTATTCTACTGTGGCAAGCAAATTGGAAAATTTGTCACACAACAAGAGCTCTGTTTTATTGTCTGGATACACAGCAAGCCCTGTTCGTGGTTTTGGGAACTTCTTACGGAGTTTTAGTTCGGGAGCTCCTGCTGTATCTGACCAAATGAGTCTTATTAAGCAACTTAGGGAAAGAACTAGTGCTCCTATTAAAGATGTCAAGGCTTCTCTTGTTGAATGCAATTGGGACCTTG AGGCTGCTCAGAAGGATTTAAGAAAGAGGGGGAAAGTATTGGCTTCGAAGAAATCGTCACGGACAGCTGCTGAAGGAATGCTTGCGGTTGCTCAAAATGAGGGAAAAGTTGCTGTTATTGAACTTAACTGTGAGACAGACTTTGTTGCTAGAAATGAGATTTTCCAGTACTTG GCTTTAGCGATGGCAAAACATGCTTTGCTGGTTGAAACTAGTTCTCAGCAAGTTTCTGGTGTCTTCCCTTTCGGACCTGAGCTTTTTGAG GAGTTTAAGCTTAATCTGGACCATCCAAAAGTGAGTGGTGAAACAACGGTTTCAAATGCTGTTACTGAAGTAGCTGCGATAATGGGAGAGAACGTGAAatttaggagaggtttcttgtTGTCAAAATCTTCAGCAGGTGTCCTTTCTGCATATCTTCACACAAGTCCTCAACCAG GGTTGGGTCGTATAGCTGGGATTGTATCTCTCGAAGTAGAAGGTGAAAATACTCAACTTGAGGCTATTCAGCGTGTAGGCTCAGAACTGGCTATGCATGTTGTAGCAGCAAAGCCTTTATTTTTAAGCAAAGACCTAGTTTCTTCAGAAGCAATAGCAAATGAACGCGAGATTCTGAAGTCTCAG GCAGAAAGTACAGGCAAGTCTCAGATGGCTATAGAGAAGATTGTGGAAGGGCGTCTCCGTAAATATTTTGAAGAAGTTGCTCTAATGGAGCAAAAGTTTATTGTGAACGATGCTATAAACATAAAG ACACTGGTGGATAATTTGTCCAAGGAGGTGGGTTCACCTGTGAAGGTTTCCAATTTTCTGAGAGTTGAGGTTGGAGAAGGAATCGAAAG gCTTGAAGCATCTGATGAACCTCTTGCTCAAACTGCTTGA
- the LOC104737107 gene encoding methyl-CpG-binding domain-containing protein 1-like, which produces MEEEQGRPNQSTTTKTRSGTPKGLIDMFAVQCGKCFKWRKIHTREAFEEIRMRVKEEEFVCQTIEGVSCLDDAELEYDSTRIWVGDKPGVAKTPTGFERKVVLRKDNSRVDVYYVTPTGKRMRTLNELAVFIDANPDFKDTPLEDFTFTAPKIMEETIPGGKRKRISRSSKEHG; this is translated from the exons ATGGAAGAGGAGCAGGGAAGGCCCAATCAATCAACCACTACCAAG ACAAGATCTGGTACTCCTAAGGGGTTGATTGATATGTTTGCTGTACAGTGTGGAAAGTGCTTCAAATGGAGAAAAATTCATACTCGGGAAGCTTTTGAGGAGATTAGAAtgagagtaaaagaagaagagtttgtgtGCCAGACGATTGAAGGTGTATCATGTCTTGATGATGCAGAGCTTGAATATGACTCCACTAGAATATGGGTCGGGGACAAGCCTGGCGTGGCAAAGACACCAACAGGGTTTGAAAGGAAGGTAGTTTTGAGGAAGGACAACTCGAGAGTGGATGTGTACTATGTCACTCCGACAGGGAAGAGGATGAGGACTCTCAATGAACTTGCAGTCTTCATCGATGCAAATCCGGATTTCAAGGATACACCGCTTGAAGATTTCACTTTCACAGCCCCAAAAATAATGGAAGAAACTATACCGGGTGGTAAACGTAAGAGGATCTCCAGGTCATCCAAGGAACATGGGTAA